The following coding sequences lie in one Silvibacterium dinghuense genomic window:
- a CDS encoding tagatose 1,6-diphosphate aldolase, which translates to MSTKLTPGKLEGLKAVSDKRGVIAAAAMDQRGSLRKSLAKEKGVADVPDSALIEFKELVTEVLTKHASAILLDPEFGLPAAKRRNGKGLLLAYEKTGYDAATPGRLPDLLDVWSVRRLKEAGADCIKILLYYTPFEKSHINDLKHAWVERIGDECLAHDIPFFLETVGYDVHGESEKSLGYAKRKPEIVTGSMEEFGKARYGVDVLKVEVPIQMEFVAGTRAFKGEQAYTRAEALEHFRLAASSTHKPFIYLSAGVSNPVFIETLELAAESGTSFNGVLCGRATWKDGIAIYAKHGARAFEEWLNTVGVENIENVNKALKAASSWYEKVGLSPATV; encoded by the coding sequence ATGTCGACGAAGCTCACCCCCGGCAAGCTCGAAGGTCTGAAGGCGGTATCCGACAAGCGCGGCGTCATCGCTGCCGCAGCCATGGACCAGCGCGGCTCGCTCAGGAAATCGCTGGCCAAGGAAAAGGGAGTCGCCGATGTTCCCGACTCCGCGCTCATCGAGTTCAAGGAGCTGGTCACGGAGGTGCTGACGAAGCATGCCTCGGCCATCCTGCTCGATCCGGAATTCGGCCTGCCCGCGGCGAAGAGGCGCAATGGCAAGGGTCTGCTGCTGGCCTATGAGAAGACCGGCTACGATGCCGCCACGCCCGGCCGTCTGCCCGACCTGCTCGATGTCTGGTCGGTGCGCCGCCTGAAGGAAGCCGGCGCCGACTGCATCAAAATCCTGCTCTATTACACGCCCTTCGAGAAGTCGCACATCAACGATCTGAAGCATGCGTGGGTGGAGCGCATCGGCGACGAGTGCCTCGCGCACGACATTCCCTTCTTCCTGGAGACGGTCGGCTACGACGTGCACGGCGAGAGCGAGAAGAGCCTCGGCTATGCGAAGCGCAAGCCGGAGATTGTCACCGGATCGATGGAGGAGTTCGGCAAAGCGCGCTACGGCGTCGATGTGCTGAAGGTCGAGGTTCCGATCCAGATGGAGTTCGTCGCCGGCACCAGGGCGTTCAAGGGGGAACAGGCCTATACCCGCGCAGAAGCCCTTGAGCACTTCCGTCTCGCCGCCTCCTCGACGCACAAGCCCTTCATCTATCTCTCGGCCGGCGTCTCGAACCCGGTCTTCATCGAAACCCTCGAGCTCGCTGCCGAGAGCGGCACCAGCTTCAACGGCGTCCTCTGCGGCCGCGCGACCTGGAAGGACGGCATCGCGATCTACGCCAAGCATGGCGCCCGCGCCTTCGAGGAGTGGCTCAACACGGTCGGCGTCGAGAACATCGAGAACGTGAACAAGGCCCTGAAGGCTGCCTCGTCGTGGTACGAGAAGGTGGGCCTGAGCCCGGCCACGGTGTAA
- the rph gene encoding ribonuclease PH translates to MTQSTPFFRTEGRKPSDLRTIRLTPNFVATAEGSILIEAGNTRVLCNATVEQGVPGWLRNSGRGWVTAEYGMLPRATLTRTARESERGKVGGRTHEIQRLIGRSLRAVVDMQALGERTVILDCDVLQADGGTRTAAITGACAALAIAFERMVSTGALKASPLKQLVAATSVGIVEDTVLLDLAYEEDSQAEVDMNVVMTEDGGLVEVQATAERQAFPRARMLEMMDYAEAGIRQLLERQREVIAAEAALRAGTK, encoded by the coding sequence ATGACACAGAGCACGCCATTCTTCCGTACCGAGGGCCGCAAGCCCTCCGATCTCCGCACTATCCGCCTTACGCCCAACTTTGTCGCCACCGCCGAAGGCTCCATCCTGATCGAGGCCGGCAACACCCGCGTCCTCTGCAACGCCACGGTCGAGCAGGGCGTTCCCGGCTGGCTGCGCAACAGCGGCCGGGGCTGGGTGACCGCCGAATACGGCATGCTGCCCCGCGCCACCCTGACCCGCACGGCGCGCGAGAGCGAGCGCGGCAAGGTGGGAGGCCGCACCCACGAGATTCAGCGCCTGATCGGCCGCTCGCTGCGCGCCGTTGTGGATATGCAGGCGCTCGGCGAGCGCACCGTCATCCTGGACTGCGATGTTCTCCAGGCCGACGGGGGCACCCGTACCGCGGCCATTACCGGAGCCTGCGCGGCGCTCGCGATTGCGTTTGAACGCATGGTCTCGACCGGCGCGCTCAAGGCATCGCCGCTGAAGCAGCTGGTGGCCGCCACCTCGGTCGGCATCGTGGAAGACACGGTTCTGCTCGACCTGGCCTATGAAGAGGATTCGCAGGCCGAGGTGGACATGAATGTCGTGATGACCGAGGACGGCGGGCTGGTCGAGGTCCAGGCCACGGCCGAGCGCCAGGCCTTCCCCCGCGCCCGCATGCTGGAGATGATGGATTATGCCGAGGCCGGCATCCGCCAGCTGCTGGAGCGGCAGCGCGAGGTCATCGCCGCCGAGGCCGCCCTGCGTGCCGGCACGAAATAG